A section of the Mergibacter septicus genome encodes:
- a CDS encoding DUF1682 domain-containing protein — translation MNEKLLYAVIGVAILHNGKRYEVGDTLELTQEEAENIALYVELTESAKEKLAQQQRQAEEEKRQAEEAQRKKEEKQRKSNTDKNTDETTA, via the coding sequence ATGAACGAAAAATTACTCTATGCCGTGATTGGGGTTGCTATTTTGCATAACGGTAAACGTTATGAAGTGGGCGACACCCTTGAACTCACGCAAGAAGAAGCAGAAAACATCGCCTTGTATGTGGAATTAACAGAAAGTGCGAAAGAAAAGCTAGCACAGCAACAACGTCAAGCAGAAGAGGAAAAACGCCAAGCGGAAGAGGCTCAGCGTAAGAAGGAGGAAAAACAACGCAAGTCCAATACAGATAAAAATACCGATGAAACAACCGCATAG
- a CDS encoding major capsid protein yields the protein MALDLSKLRVQDPVLTNLAYGYHNNELIGDTLMPIVEIDKEAAKIPTFGRLAFRIPTTTRNLRGASNRLEPEDLGAIDVALEEHDAEYAIDYRESNEASFPLRQYALSVIQDVIALDREKQIATLAQNEASYESTNKVALSGTSQFSHKDSDPFVVFDAAKRAIKRTIGHKANVCVIAGDVWEVLKSHPKVIEKIKYVQKGVITPEIFAGLIDIDTVKIGEAVYEESSQLKDIWTKTVVLAYVPKTADKKGTVYQPSFGYTVRRRKGLFVDTYQESGGKLEVVRCTDIYKPHLVGKPAGYLVKDCIA from the coding sequence ACAATGAACTGATTGGCGATACCTTAATGCCTATTGTCGAAATTGACAAAGAAGCGGCAAAAATCCCGACCTTTGGGCGTTTAGCCTTCCGTATTCCAACAACAACCCGTAACCTACGAGGTGCATCAAATCGCTTAGAGCCTGAAGATTTAGGTGCAATTGATGTCGCATTAGAAGAACATGATGCGGAATATGCTATTGATTATCGTGAAAGCAATGAGGCAAGTTTCCCACTGCGTCAATATGCTTTAAGCGTTATCCAAGATGTGATTGCTTTAGATCGTGAAAAACAAATCGCTACCCTTGCGCAAAACGAGGCGAGCTATGAAAGCACCAATAAAGTGGCATTATCTGGCACGAGTCAATTTAGTCACAAAGACTCCGACCCGTTTGTTGTCTTTGATGCTGCAAAACGTGCGATTAAACGCACCATTGGGCATAAAGCCAATGTGTGCGTGATTGCAGGCGACGTATGGGAAGTGCTGAAATCGCACCCGAAAGTGATTGAAAAAATTAAGTATGTACAAAAAGGCGTAATCACCCCTGAAATTTTTGCAGGCTTAATTGATATTGATACGGTGAAAATTGGTGAAGCCGTTTATGAAGAAAGTAGCCAATTAAAAGATATCTGGACAAAAACAGTCGTGCTGGCTTATGTACCGAAAACGGCCGATAAGAAAGGCACGGTGTATCAGCCAAGTTTTGGTTATACCGTCCGCCGCCGCAAAGGCTTGTTTGTGGACACCTACCAAGAAAGCGGTGGCAAGTTAGAGGTGGTGCGTTGTACCGATATTTATAAACCGCATTTAGTGGGCAAACCTGCGGGTTATTTAGTCAAAGACTGTATCGCTTAA
- a CDS encoding gp436 family protein — MYIQTTDLLELMSERSLIDLSNDSSRPTEMNTNVLEKACLHACEIVDGYLRSRYLLPLEQVPTLVRNICLQLARYWLYSRRPDGKAFPEQVKDSYTQALKDLERIQSGKLHLGLTEITIGDDSVPTAPRFVARAPEKVDLSGY, encoded by the coding sequence ATGTATATCCAAACAACTGATCTGTTAGAGCTAATGAGTGAGCGAAGCCTGATTGATTTATCTAATGACAGTAGCCGTCCCACGGAAATGAACACCAACGTATTAGAAAAAGCTTGCTTACACGCCTGTGAAATAGTTGATGGGTATTTACGCTCTCGCTACTTGTTGCCATTAGAACAGGTGCCGACTTTAGTACGTAACATCTGTTTACAATTGGCACGCTATTGGCTCTATTCACGTCGCCCAGACGGTAAAGCCTTTCCCGAGCAGGTCAAAGACAGTTATACGCAGGCACTGAAAGATTTAGAGCGTATTCAGTCGGGCAAGTTACATCTTGGTCTGACAGAAATTACGATCGGCGACGATAGCGTGCCTACTGCACCACGTTTTGTCGCACGTGCACCCGAAAAAGTGGATTTATCAGGGTATTAA
- a CDS encoding Gp37 family protein, translated as MSATLPILTSIQQRLLKQLDRFTVELFPDDLANYYVRDEYGTILVQYAGSKFELQGSTDLIHQRRYVNIALTVIARSQHDDSGALEVLDKVRLAIVGFRPTNCEPCTLISEQFGGEDEGLWQYQIIVQTSTWQVEQREHKI; from the coding sequence ATGTCTGCCACGTTGCCTATTTTAACGAGTATCCAACAACGCTTACTCAAACAGCTCGATCGCTTTACTGTGGAATTATTTCCTGATGATTTAGCCAATTATTATGTCAGAGATGAATACGGCACGATTTTAGTGCAATACGCTGGCTCAAAATTTGAATTGCAAGGCAGTACCGACCTTATTCATCAACGTCGTTATGTCAATATTGCATTGACAGTGATCGCACGTAGTCAACACGATGACAGTGGCGCATTAGAGGTGCTAGATAAGGTTCGTTTAGCAATAGTGGGATTTCGACCAACTAATTGCGAACCATGCACGCTAATTAGCGAACAATTTGGGGGTGAAGACGAAGGGCTTTGGCAGTATCAGATCATCGTACAAACTAGCACGTGGCAAGTAGAGCAACGTGAACACAAGATTTAA